In Holophagales bacterium, one DNA window encodes the following:
- a CDS encoding formylglycine-generating enzyme family protein, with translation MRAIGLVFLAALGPFSAAVFAADPAVTNVRATQLADKRVEVLYDLAGGTAAGSTVSVAFSADGGATWTIIPAADTVSGHIGAGVRNGASRRLLWSAAATLPGGTSGSTFRARISAYDPAVNELTVMLPGSVPLTLVRIPAGIFMMGSPASERGREADETLHQVTLTQPYYLGKYEVTQAQWQAVMGTAMPTSCGAYGVGPNYPVYCVSWNDIAATNGFVERLNAYLGTTLFRLPTEAEWERAARAGTSTRFSHGDVLECGEACEICSVHNQYMAWCGNTQGHAQPVGFRSMNPFGLYDVHGNLGEWVQDWYITYPVGPATDPTVLVGGVHRVIRGGYWNYAARYCRSAGRNNDGAPTNRYSNIGFRIARSL, from the coding sequence ATGCGCGCTATCGGTCTGGTCTTCCTCGCTGCGCTGGGACCCTTCTCCGCGGCCGTCTTCGCCGCCGACCCCGCGGTCACCAACGTTCGCGCGACGCAACTCGCCGACAAGCGGGTCGAGGTCCTCTACGACCTCGCCGGAGGGACGGCGGCCGGTTCGACCGTATCGGTCGCCTTCTCTGCCGACGGCGGTGCCACCTGGACGATCATCCCGGCTGCGGACACGGTGAGCGGCCACATCGGCGCCGGGGTTCGCAACGGCGCGAGCCGTCGGCTCCTCTGGAGCGCCGCTGCGACGCTCCCCGGCGGAACCTCCGGCAGCACTTTTCGGGCCAGGATCTCCGCCTACGACCCGGCGGTCAACGAGCTGACCGTCATGCTGCCTGGCAGTGTTCCTCTGACGCTTGTGCGCATCCCGGCAGGAATCTTCATGATGGGTTCGCCCGCGAGTGAGCGCGGAAGAGAAGCCGACGAAACCCTCCATCAGGTCACCCTCACCCAGCCCTACTACCTGGGCAAATACGAGGTGACGCAAGCCCAGTGGCAGGCGGTGATGGGCACCGCGATGCCGACCTCGTGCGGCGCCTATGGTGTCGGTCCGAACTACCCGGTCTACTGCGTCTCCTGGAACGACATCGCAGCGACGAACGGCTTCGTCGAGCGGCTAAACGCCTATCTCGGGACGACTCTCTTCCGTCTGCCGACAGAGGCCGAGTGGGAGCGGGCGGCGCGGGCGGGAACCTCGACACGCTTCTCGCACGGAGACGTGCTGGAGTGCGGCGAAGCATGTGAGATCTGCTCAGTCCACAACCAGTACATGGCTTGGTGCGGAAACACCCAGGGGCATGCCCAACCGGTGGGCTTCAGGTCCATGAACCCGTTCGGGCTGTATGACGTCCACGGCAATCTCGGTGAGTGGGTTCAGGACTGGTACATCACCTACCCCGTGGGGCCGGCAACTGACCCGACTGTCCTGGTCGGCGGTGTGCACCGTGTGATCCGAGGCGGCTACTGGAACTACGCCGCCCGGTACTGCCGCTCCGCAGGTCGCAATAACGACGGCGCCCCGACGAATCGCTACAGCAACATCGGGTTTCGTATCGCTAGGTCACTGTGA
- a CDS encoding energy transducer TonB — MKLATSVALALLLAARVAAAAGEAPLMTGFTTLVGFPSSEPAAAGGVLLVPGTVIPLGGNAPEVRRGVVERSLAFASAVEKLWSTFRLDPARQIQKGAYLPARLGAALELPTVDGSAVTIAATLLGFNDWAATYRVVFREGAKVVADSTVSVERGGRAVVGGLDGEAAPYLFVFVEPDAAGSSAPPATVDKEAGLTAPVARTRVPPAYPAEARDAKVQGVVVVEAEIDAAGRVVDARILQSPATSLANAALEAIRQWQFTPARDAAGAPLAVRFSLTMNFRLE, encoded by the coding sequence ATGAAGCTCGCGACGTCGGTCGCTCTCGCCCTGCTGCTCGCTGCGCGCGTCGCCGCCGCCGCGGGCGAGGCGCCGCTCATGACCGGTTTCACGACCCTCGTCGGCTTCCCGTCGTCCGAGCCGGCCGCCGCGGGCGGCGTGCTCCTCGTCCCCGGCACGGTGATCCCCCTCGGGGGAAACGCTCCCGAGGTCCGGCGCGGCGTCGTCGAGCGCAGCCTCGCCTTCGCCTCGGCGGTCGAGAAGCTCTGGAGCACGTTCCGCCTCGACCCGGCGCGCCAGATCCAGAAGGGTGCCTACCTGCCGGCGCGGCTCGGCGCGGCGCTCGAGCTGCCGACGGTCGACGGCAGCGCGGTGACGATCGCCGCGACGCTGCTCGGCTTCAACGACTGGGCCGCGACCTACCGCGTCGTCTTCCGGGAAGGGGCGAAGGTCGTCGCCGACTCGACGGTGAGCGTCGAGCGGGGCGGGCGCGCGGTGGTCGGCGGGCTCGACGGCGAGGCCGCCCCCTATCTTTTCGTCTTCGTCGAACCCGACGCCGCAGGCAGCAGCGCTCCACCGGCGACCGTCGACAAGGAGGCGGGGCTCACCGCCCCGGTGGCACGGACGCGGGTGCCACCGGCATACCCGGCCGAGGCGCGGGACGCCAAGGTGCAGGGCGTCGTGGTGGTCGAGGCAGAGATCGACGCCGCTGGGCGCGTCGTCGACGCGCGCATCCTCCAGAGCCCGGCGACGAGCCTGGCCAACGCCGCGCTCGAGGCGATCCGCCAGTGGCAGTTCACCCCGGCGCGGGACGCCGCCGGCGCTCCGCTCGCCGTGCGCTTCAGCCTGACGATGAACTTCCGCCTCGAGTAG
- a CDS encoding formylglycine-generating enzyme family protein, giving the protein MSARAWMVLLLAAILAAKSAFADDPTVTNVRARQLADKRVEVLYDLAGGPAGGSTVSVGFSADSGATWTIAPGASTVSGHVGAGVRNGASRRILWSAASTLPEGTFGSTYRARVTAYDAAFPPELTVILPGNVPLTLVRIPAGTFLMGSPASERGRVSDETLHQVTLTHPYYLGKYEVTQAQWQAVMGTAMPTSCGSYGVGPEYPVYCVSWNDITGANGFLARLNAYLGTSLFRLPTEAEWERAARAETSTRFSYGDALGCGDACEACTVHDQYMIWCGNQQNRAELVGSKASNPFGLHDVHGNLFEWVQDRYGAYPVGPATDPTGPGSGPNRVFRGGSWNDNASYGRSAFRDGYFPPTARGYSVGFRVARSQ; this is encoded by the coding sequence GTGAGCGCAAGGGCTTGGATGGTGCTGCTGTTGGCAGCGATCTTGGCTGCGAAGAGTGCGTTCGCCGACGACCCCACAGTCACCAACGTTCGCGCCAGGCAACTCGCCGACAAGCGGGTGGAGGTCCTCTACGACCTCGCTGGAGGGCCGGCGGGCGGCTCGACGGTCTCGGTGGGCTTCTCTGCCGACAGTGGCGCCACCTGGACGATCGCCCCGGGGGCGAGCACGGTGAGCGGCCATGTTGGAGCCGGGGTTCGCAACGGCGCGAGCCGGCGCATTCTCTGGAGCGCCGCCTCCACCCTCCCCGAAGGAACGTTCGGCAGCACCTACCGGGCGCGGGTCACGGCCTACGATGCGGCCTTCCCTCCCGAGCTCACGGTGATACTCCCCGGCAACGTGCCCCTGACCCTGGTTCGCATCCCGGCGGGGACATTCCTGATGGGCTCTCCCGCCAGTGAACGCGGGAGAGTGAGCGACGAGACTCTCCACCAAGTCACGCTGACTCATCCCTACTACCTTGGAAAGTACGAAGTCACACAGGCGCAGTGGCAGGCGGTGATGGGGACAGCGATGCCGACTTCGTGCGGCAGTTACGGGGTCGGACCGGAGTACCCGGTCTATTGCGTTTCGTGGAACGACATCACCGGCGCGAACGGCTTCCTCGCGCGGCTCAACGCCTACCTGGGGACTTCCCTCTTTCGCCTGCCGACGGAGGCAGAGTGGGAGCGGGCGGCGCGGGCGGAGACGTCGACAAGGTTCTCCTATGGCGACGCGCTGGGGTGTGGCGATGCGTGCGAGGCCTGCACGGTGCACGACCAGTACATGATCTGGTGCGGCAACCAGCAGAATCGGGCTGAGCTCGTTGGGTCGAAGGCCTCCAACCCGTTCGGGCTCCACGACGTCCACGGCAATCTGTTCGAGTGGGTCCAGGACAGATATGGCGCCTACCCGGTCGGCCCCGCGACAGACCCGACGGGTCCGGGCAGTGGCCCCAACCGTGTCTTTCGGGGTGGTTCCTGGAACGACAACGCGAGCTATGGGCGGTCGGCATTCCGCGACGGCTACTTCCCGCCGACGGCTCGTGGATACAGCGTCGGGTTCCGGGTCGCCAGATCACAATGA
- a CDS encoding PEGA domain-containing protein has product MRRTQSECAVPAVCALLLLAFIAIVGTAEAATPVSLGEIQSFLLIGKPDTEIAAEIQSRGVAFPVTRDLLAQLRSKGVGSETLAVLRSRLSGPILMLKVQPGESEAVIDGGSPRKTNSSGIARIGGLTPGKHGVLLRKPGFKDWSGSVTLSAGEETVVEQKLLPGPAMIEWSTDVAGASVTIDDREVSWKVGAPVEVEPGHHVIVFGCPACEPVRHELTISPGERRRVDSGLTVNPQAVAVLRESLLSARDKKDFRTGAEIAKTLTLYLPDDPAAVASLAEGCFLNDEGGRFVELGKKAIVAGETVRIPVRHRDTKITAEMFDAILEINAKSVVFEPLHEPCGWEDRAFELARFAGVRVDSDDATMWLSMEVLLPGEKKPKTVRFADRSAEFEPARRVKSLGGVLAFQYTGRNMTTRTGARESLSAIRDLLSALVSEKSSR; this is encoded by the coding sequence ATGCGCCGCACTCAGAGCGAATGTGCCGTCCCCGCAGTCTGTGCACTGCTGTTGCTGGCATTCATCGCGATCGTGGGAACGGCCGAGGCCGCGACGCCGGTGAGCCTTGGCGAGATCCAGTCCTTCCTCCTGATCGGCAAGCCGGACACTGAGATTGCCGCCGAGATTCAGTCAAGAGGGGTGGCGTTTCCGGTCACACGTGACCTCCTCGCTCAACTCCGCTCGAAGGGCGTGGGGAGCGAGACGCTGGCGGTCCTCCGTTCGCGCCTTTCTGGGCCGATCCTAATGCTGAAGGTCCAGCCCGGCGAGAGCGAGGCCGTCATTGACGGCGGCTCGCCGAGGAAGACGAACAGCTCGGGCATCGCGCGCATCGGTGGCCTTACCCCAGGCAAGCACGGCGTGCTTCTTCGCAAACCGGGATTCAAAGATTGGAGTGGCTCGGTCACACTCAGCGCCGGCGAAGAGACGGTCGTCGAGCAGAAGCTGCTTCCCGGGCCGGCAATGATCGAATGGTCGACCGACGTAGCGGGGGCATCGGTCACGATCGATGACAGGGAAGTGTCGTGGAAAGTCGGTGCGCCGGTCGAAGTCGAGCCGGGTCATCACGTGATCGTCTTCGGTTGCCCGGCCTGCGAACCGGTCCGCCACGAGTTGACGATTTCGCCTGGAGAAAGGCGCCGAGTCGACTCTGGGCTGACGGTGAATCCACAAGCGGTCGCAGTCCTCCGAGAGAGCCTGTTGAGTGCCCGCGACAAGAAGGACTTTCGGACGGGCGCCGAAATCGCCAAGACGCTCACGCTCTACCTCCCGGATGATCCGGCCGCTGTCGCGTCGTTGGCGGAAGGCTGCTTTCTCAATGATGAGGGTGGGCGGTTCGTCGAGCTCGGAAAGAAGGCGATCGTGGCCGGTGAGACCGTTCGTATCCCGGTTCGCCATCGCGACACCAAGATCACAGCCGAGATGTTCGACGCGATTCTCGAAATCAATGCCAAGTCGGTGGTCTTCGAACCTCTCCACGAGCCCTGCGGCTGGGAGGATCGGGCCTTCGAGCTCGCGCGATTTGCAGGCGTCAGAGTCGATTCCGACGACGCAACTATGTGGCTGTCGATGGAAGTGCTCCTGCCTGGAGAAAAGAAGCCGAAGACCGTTCGCTTCGCGGACCGCTCCGCCGAGTTCGAGCCGGCGCGAAGAGTGAAGTCGCTTGGAGGCGTCTTGGCCTTTCAATACACGGGTCGGAACATGACGACGCGCACAGGCGCGAGGGAATCACTGTCCGCGATTCGCGATCTGCTTTCCGCGCTGGTCAGTGAGAAGTCCTCGAGGTAG
- a CDS encoding energy transducer TonB produces MRPEARTIGTAALVALATLVGSSVATAGKTPERWTKESGLSEPKIVERVAPAYPEAAREEKVQGAVVVEVTIGTDGRVSDAKAIEDPDARLTAAALEAVAQWRFEPARTAQGKAVAVRLAVTVNFKLS; encoded by the coding sequence ATGCGACCCGAGGCAAGAACGATCGGAACGGCGGCGCTCGTGGCACTCGCCACGCTCGTCGGCTCGAGCGTGGCGACCGCCGGCAAGACCCCCGAGCGCTGGACGAAGGAGAGCGGCTTGAGCGAGCCGAAGATCGTCGAGCGGGTGGCTCCGGCCTACCCGGAGGCGGCCCGCGAGGAGAAGGTCCAGGGCGCCGTCGTCGTCGAGGTGACGATCGGCACCGACGGGCGGGTGAGCGACGCCAAGGCGATCGAGGATCCGGATGCGCGCCTCACCGCGGCGGCGCTCGAGGCGGTTGCCCAGTGGCGCTTCGAACCGGCTCGCACCGCCCAGGGCAAGGCGGTGGCGGTGCGCCTCGCCGTGACGGTGAACTTCAAGCTGTCGTGA
- a CDS encoding MBL fold metallo-hydrolase: protein MRRPPPSAHLAPWLAALATLLLAPSGRGAEVHAPAVAAALPEKALDVLPLAAGVYGLVWREPLADPIESNVLVVIDDADVLVVDSGLFPSSARRVAAEIRRLTPKPVRTLVNTHWHDDHHGGNAVFAELWPGLEIVAHEKTRAAILEHTYAPRPKILAQYRQEAARMSRWAESGVDDDGKPLVARRRQRAGELATLFATSVAELGSAREMPPTLTFADSLVLHRGTRTIEVRWLGRGNTAGDTVVVLPQERIAATGDLLVAPIPFGFGSYYGEWIETLGRLDALPVDTLFLGHGAPQRDRAYLHQVQGLLRSLVEETKAAVAAGLSLEATRDKVRLPEWRARFAGSGDTAEALGRAFDAFVLAPAVERAWRQARGEDPPEGSDE, encoded by the coding sequence ATGAGACGGCCCCCCCCTTCCGCCCACCTCGCCCCCTGGCTCGCGGCCCTTGCCACGCTGCTGCTCGCCCCGTCCGGACGCGGGGCGGAGGTCCACGCTCCCGCCGTCGCCGCCGCCCTGCCGGAGAAGGCACTCGACGTCCTCCCGCTCGCGGCCGGTGTCTACGGGCTCGTCTGGCGCGAGCCGCTCGCCGATCCGATCGAAAGCAACGTGCTCGTGGTGATCGACGACGCCGACGTTCTGGTGGTCGACAGCGGCCTCTTCCCCTCCTCGGCCCGGCGGGTGGCGGCGGAGATCCGCCGGCTGACGCCGAAGCCGGTGCGCACGCTCGTCAACACCCATTGGCACGACGACCATCACGGCGGCAACGCCGTCTTCGCCGAGCTCTGGCCCGGTCTGGAGATCGTCGCTCACGAGAAGACGCGCGCCGCCATCCTCGAGCACACCTACGCTCCGCGACCGAAGATCCTTGCTCAGTACCGCCAGGAGGCGGCGCGGATGTCGCGTTGGGCGGAGAGCGGTGTCGACGACGACGGCAAGCCGCTCGTCGCGCGACGCCGCCAGCGCGCCGGCGAGCTCGCCACCCTGTTCGCCACGAGCGTCGCCGAGCTGGGCTCGGCGCGCGAGATGCCGCCCACCCTCACCTTCGCCGACTCGCTGGTGCTCCATCGCGGCACGCGCACCATCGAGGTCCGCTGGCTCGGGCGTGGCAACACGGCGGGCGACACGGTCGTTGTGCTGCCGCAGGAGCGGATCGCGGCGACCGGCGATCTGCTCGTCGCGCCGATTCCGTTCGGCTTCGGGTCCTACTACGGCGAGTGGATCGAGACGCTCGGGCGCCTCGATGCGCTGCCCGTCGACACGCTCTTCCTCGGCCACGGCGCGCCGCAGCGCGACCGCGCCTACCTGCATCAGGTGCAGGGGCTTCTGCGCTCGCTCGTCGAGGAGACGAAGGCCGCGGTGGCCGCCGGGCTCTCGCTCGAGGCGACGCGGGACAAGGTCCGCCTCCCCGAGTGGCGCGCCCGCTTCGCCGGCAGCGGCGACACGGCCGAGGCCCTGGGTCGCGCCTTCGACGCCTTCGTGCTGGCGCCAGCGGTCGAGCGCGCCTGGCGGCAGGCGCGCGGCGAGGACCCGCCGGAAGGCTCCGACGAATGA
- a CDS encoding alpha/beta hydrolase: MSHLTRHAGTVLAALALLAAPALAGSGQSGNFTIDLRSGTYVEISTIASPQTAGMAFPVTFTVKDGGVTVGWNGSLVIDAPPSRSPGQVRVVNGVGTKQVVLDTPGANVVLSASGGGLEGTSNPFAVEVGSLNCPLAWLDALVLDGVGAPVAGAEAHLDSGMACVTGASGKCRLGLVAPGEREAWAVVAGLEVDRHLVTSTCNPGNTLVFEAPGSECSNPTGLVPVLLVPGIMGSTAGCASSLVPRLPERDARPGDWCRTESDSSFGGLFDLLGQPGWRHLADRLHDADPGYVLGCTVFPVPYDWRMEAPEAAATYLAPVIEEALARSGQSRVHIVAHSMGGLVARAYIRHPDFPQPSDIDKLAMVGAPNHGAAVAYALWEGGDPVLGDAIGETLSGAGFFMGQLDFYRRASHALFETHRGETAAAALPKDRWEYGADRVGYRRSMRQLFRWHVPALRQLLPAPEVDFLYPPTSAPRGIETTANANLVLDDLNQNLGRLVGPGDPDPNRVRSKVFASIEEPTLKSLRVFEEAPNSALELWQDGTPRLSLAPVNPGTQVWLTLSPGDYEKDWGDGTVRGVSAYLPPPVGWAPESRGAHSGLVGAFADEIVQYLTGIARPPKPGRTPEAIVPRLALHLSGRTQPLLTSPGGQRLGIEPGSVALFEEIAGGSVELAADSSGLDVDTPADGSWAVALGGAYPGEFSVALGYEDDTVSASNSWLGYFDGTTPFTFGFSVDSASPERIAVNLAPPPPAGLQADYLAGLTQLSWGASPDAGVTGYAVYGKLDTDAHLSLLGTSTVTSFATGHGWAAAEGDPVRAYAVAARYADGHEGFLSNVAVNDDRDHDGLSDSEEARRGTGIDDPDSDGDGLLDGVEDGLGTSPLDADSDGDGFTDPVEVQYASNPLDPTSIPGILTVTTAGPGAGNVTSAPVGVDCGADCNETYRFGTEVTLTATPSASSTFTGWSGACTGVDPCQVTMDAARAVTATFALKTYALSVTLSGPGTGTVTSVPTGIDCGTDCTETLVHGSAVTLTATPGPAWRFATWEGACSGHETCTLTMTSPVTVGAVFSWQNFQFDSGFESGALAEWSAVWPQVWTWNPMVSGTSAVLYAVWGTADNDVFVVGDAGTILHYDGNAWSPMVSGTTQYLTSVWGDSGTDVYAVGAAGTILHYNGTAWSAMTSGTIAELLGIWGASATDVFAVGASGTILHYNGTDWSPMTSGSTTFIRSVWGSSGSNVFAPGGYFSGMVLRYNGADWSQSYSGPAMMGVWGSSAGDVFVVGSSFGAVILHFDGSAWTSMPPATSEWLLGIAGSGATDVFAVGGAGTIVHYDGSIWSPMDSGTTESLSGVWTKTGSSAFAVGASGTILRLGP; the protein is encoded by the coding sequence ATGAGCCACCTCACGCGCCACGCTGGCACCGTCCTCGCGGCGCTCGCTTTGCTCGCCGCGCCCGCGCTCGCCGGCAGCGGACAGTCGGGAAATTTCACCATCGACCTGCGGTCGGGGACCTACGTCGAGATCTCGACCATCGCCTCGCCGCAGACAGCGGGGATGGCGTTTCCGGTGACGTTCACGGTGAAGGACGGTGGCGTGACCGTCGGGTGGAACGGCTCGCTGGTGATCGATGCGCCGCCGTCACGGTCGCCCGGGCAGGTGCGGGTGGTCAATGGAGTGGGGACGAAGCAGGTGGTCCTCGACACGCCCGGGGCGAACGTGGTGCTCTCGGCCAGCGGCGGCGGGCTCGAAGGGACGAGCAACCCGTTCGCGGTCGAGGTCGGCTCGCTCAACTGTCCGCTGGCCTGGCTCGACGCGTTGGTACTCGACGGTGTCGGGGCGCCGGTCGCCGGTGCGGAGGCCCACCTCGACTCCGGGATGGCCTGCGTGACCGGCGCGAGTGGGAAATGCCGGTTGGGCCTCGTGGCGCCGGGAGAGCGGGAGGCGTGGGCCGTCGTCGCCGGGCTCGAGGTCGACCGCCACCTCGTCACCAGCACCTGCAACCCCGGCAACACGCTGGTCTTCGAGGCGCCGGGCTCCGAGTGCAGCAACCCGACGGGGCTGGTGCCAGTGCTCCTGGTGCCGGGGATCATGGGCTCGACCGCCGGCTGCGCGAGCTCGCTCGTTCCGCGGCTGCCCGAGCGCGATGCGCGCCCCGGCGACTGGTGCAGAACGGAGAGCGACTCCAGCTTCGGCGGGCTCTTCGATCTCTTGGGCCAGCCGGGCTGGCGCCACCTCGCCGACCGCCTCCACGACGCCGACCCCGGCTACGTGCTCGGCTGCACCGTCTTCCCGGTGCCGTACGACTGGAGGATGGAGGCGCCGGAGGCCGCGGCCACCTACCTGGCGCCAGTCATCGAGGAGGCCCTCGCCCGCTCAGGCCAGAGCCGCGTCCACATCGTGGCGCACAGCATGGGCGGCCTCGTCGCGCGCGCCTACATCAGACATCCCGACTTCCCGCAACCGAGCGACATCGACAAGCTTGCGATGGTGGGCGCGCCGAACCATGGCGCGGCGGTGGCCTACGCGCTCTGGGAGGGCGGCGATCCGGTCCTCGGCGACGCCATCGGCGAGACTCTCTCCGGAGCCGGGTTCTTCATGGGGCAGCTCGACTTCTACCGCCGCGCCTCGCACGCGCTCTTCGAGACCCACCGAGGCGAAACGGCTGCGGCGGCCCTCCCGAAGGATCGGTGGGAGTACGGGGCTGACCGGGTCGGGTACCGGCGCTCGATGCGGCAACTGTTTCGGTGGCACGTGCCGGCTCTCCGCCAACTCTTGCCGGCTCCCGAGGTCGACTTCCTCTATCCGCCCACGTCGGCACCGCGCGGGATCGAGACGACGGCCAACGCCAACCTGGTGCTCGACGACCTCAACCAGAATCTCGGCCGGTTGGTCGGCCCGGGGGACCCGGACCCCAACAGAGTGCGGTCGAAGGTCTTCGCGAGCATCGAGGAGCCGACGCTCAAGAGCCTCCGCGTCTTCGAGGAGGCACCCAACTCGGCGCTGGAGCTTTGGCAGGACGGCACCCCGAGGCTGAGCCTCGCGCCCGTCAACCCGGGCACCCAGGTGTGGCTGACGCTGAGCCCGGGGGACTACGAGAAGGACTGGGGGGACGGGACGGTACGTGGAGTGAGTGCCTACCTGCCGCCGCCCGTGGGCTGGGCGCCCGAGAGCCGCGGAGCGCACTCCGGCCTCGTCGGCGCCTTCGCCGACGAGATCGTCCAGTACCTGACCGGGATCGCGCGGCCTCCGAAGCCGGGCCGCACGCCCGAGGCGATCGTGCCCCGGCTCGCTCTCCACCTGTCGGGCCGCACCCAGCCACTGCTCACCAGCCCCGGGGGCCAGAGGCTCGGAATCGAACCGGGGAGCGTCGCGCTCTTCGAGGAGATCGCGGGTGGCTCGGTCGAGCTCGCGGCGGATAGCTCGGGCCTGGACGTAGATACGCCGGCCGACGGCTCGTGGGCGGTGGCCCTCGGCGGTGCCTACCCGGGAGAGTTCAGCGTCGCGCTCGGCTACGAGGACGACACGGTGAGTGCGAGCAACTCATGGCTCGGCTACTTCGACGGCACGACACCGTTCACCTTCGGCTTCAGCGTCGACAGCGCGTCCCCGGAGAGAATTGCTGTGAACTTGGCGCCACCGCCGCCGGCTGGATTGCAGGCCGACTACTTGGCCGGCCTCACTCAACTGAGCTGGGGCGCGAGCCCGGACGCGGGCGTCACCGGCTATGCGGTGTACGGCAAGCTCGACACCGACGCCCACCTCTCACTTCTCGGGACCTCGACCGTCACGAGCTTCGCGACCGGCCACGGCTGGGCGGCCGCCGAAGGCGACCCGGTTCGGGCTTACGCCGTGGCGGCTCGCTACGCCGATGGGCACGAGGGCTTCCTCTCGAACGTCGCCGTGAATGACGACCGCGACCACGATGGGTTGAGCGATTCCGAGGAAGCTCGGCGTGGAACGGGGATCGACGATCCGGACAGTGATGGCGACGGGCTCCTCGACGGAGTCGAGGATGGACTTGGAACGAGTCCTCTGGACGCGGACTCGGATGGCGATGGCTTCACGGACCCGGTCGAGGTCCAGTACGCGTCGAATCCACTCGATCCCACTTCCATTCCGGGGATCCTGACGGTGACCACAGCAGGTCCAGGTGCAGGAAACGTGACGAGCGCTCCCGTCGGCGTGGACTGCGGCGCCGACTGCAACGAGACCTATCGTTTCGGCACCGAGGTGACGCTGACTGCCACGCCGTCGGCGAGCTCGACCTTCACCGGTTGGAGCGGCGCCTGCACGGGAGTGGACCCCTGCCAGGTGACGATGGATGCCGCGAGAGCGGTCACCGCGACATTCGCCCTGAAGACCTACGCTCTCAGCGTGACGCTCTCCGGACCCGGAACTGGGACCGTGACCAGTGTGCCCACGGGAATCGACTGCGGGACGGACTGTACGGAGACCTTGGTTCATGGGTCCGCGGTGACCTTGACTGCCACTCCAGGACCGGCGTGGAGGTTCGCTACCTGGGAAGGTGCCTGCTCCGGACATGAGACGTGCACTCTGACGATGACGTCGCCCGTGACGGTCGGGGCGGTGTTCAGCTGGCAGAACTTCCAATTCGACAGCGGCTTTGAGTCCGGAGCGTTGGCAGAGTGGAGTGCTGTGTGGCCCCAGGTCTGGACCTGGAACCCGATGGTGAGCGGCACGAGTGCCGTTCTCTACGCGGTGTGGGGTACTGCCGACAACGATGTCTTCGTCGTCGGAGACGCCGGCACGATCCTCCACTACGACGGCAACGCCTGGTCGCCGATGGTGAGCGGCACGACGCAGTACCTTACGAGCGTGTGGGGCGACTCGGGAACAGACGTTTACGCCGTTGGCGCTGCAGGCACCATCCTCCACTACAACGGCACCGCTTGGTCTGCGATGACGAGTGGAACGATTGCGGAACTTCTGGGCATCTGGGGAGCGAGTGCGACCGATGTCTTCGCCGTCGGGGCTTCGGGGACGATCCTCCACTACAACGGTACCGACTGGTCTCCGATGACGAGTGGTTCGACCACTTTCATTCGGAGCGTCTGGGGCAGCAGTGGCAGCAACGTGTTCGCGCCGGGCGGCTACTTCAGCGGGATGGTCCTCCGTTACAACGGCGCGGACTGGTCGCAGTCGTACTCCGGCCCCGCCATGATGGGCGTCTGGGGCTCGAGTGCCGGGGATGTGTTCGTGGTGGGAAGCTCGTTCGGCGCCGTGATTCTCCACTTCGACGGCAGCGCTTGGACATCCATGCCACCTGCTACCAGCGAGTGGCTTTTAGGGATAGCTGGGAGCGGGGCGACGGATGTCTTCGCGGTCGGGGGGGCGGGAACGATCGTCCACTACGACGGGAGTATCTGGTCGCCTATGGACAGCGGGACCACGGAGTCGCTTTCGGGCGTGTGGACGAAGACCGGGAGTAGCGCGTTCGCAGTAGGCGCGTCGGGCACCATTCTGCGACTCGGCCCTTGA
- a CDS encoding RNA polymerase sigma factor, translated as MTVEASDAELVGAARQGDERAFGRLVERHWGRLVALARSVGGEVEAEDVVQDSLVAAWRRLGALREDGAFLGWTMRIVFRASLRRARRRALWRPLSRLFEPSDPREDPSAGAGAGTVDRLLARLAPRQRAVMHLTVVEEMTDREIGAALGIEPASVRSHRRRARGQLQGMLAGEADGRTSPGVRR; from the coding sequence GTGACGGTCGAAGCGAGCGACGCGGAGCTGGTCGGCGCGGCCCGGCAGGGGGACGAGCGGGCGTTCGGGCGGCTGGTCGAGCGGCACTGGGGGCGGCTCGTCGCGCTGGCGCGCTCGGTCGGCGGCGAGGTGGAGGCCGAGGACGTGGTGCAGGACAGTCTGGTCGCGGCGTGGCGGCGGCTCGGGGCGTTGCGCGAGGATGGGGCGTTCCTCGGCTGGACGATGCGGATCGTCTTCCGTGCCAGTCTCCGGCGCGCTCGGCGGCGTGCCCTCTGGCGGCCGCTCTCCCGGCTGTTCGAGCCAAGCGACCCGCGCGAAGATCCATCCGCCGGCGCCGGCGCTGGCACGGTCGACCGCCTGCTTGCCCGCCTCGCCCCGCGGCAGCGGGCGGTGATGCACTTGACGGTGGTCGAGGAGATGACCGACCGCGAGATCGGCGCAGCGCTCGGCATCGAGCCGGCGTCGGTCCGCTCGCACCGGCGACGGGCGCGCGGACAGTTGCAGGGAATGCTCGCCGGCGAAGCCGACGGCCGAACGAGCCCGGGGGTCCGACGATGA